One Pseudomonas sp. AN-1 genomic region harbors:
- the leuA gene encoding 2-isopropylmalate synthase, translating to MPMLKNPSTKYRPFPQIDIPDRTWPGKVIDKAPIWLSSDLRDGNQSLIEPMDADKKLRFFQCLVAVGIKEIEVGFPSASQTDFDFVRTLIEGGHIPDDVTIQVLTQAREDLITRTFESLKGAKKAIVHYYNATAPSFRRIVFNQDKAGVIQIAVNAGQIIKRLAEQNPDTEWRFEYSPEIFSSTEPEFAVEVCNAVIEVFQPTPEQKLILNLPATVEAATPNVYADQIEWFCRHIDRRDSVLVSLHTHNDRGTGVAATELGLLAGADRVEGCLFGNGERTGNVDIVTVALNMYTQGVDPELDFSDIDGVRKVVEECNQLPVHPRHPYVGDLVHTAFSGSHQDAIRKGFAQQDPDGVWEVPYLPIDPADIGRSYEAVIRVNSQSGKGGITFLLEQEYGISLPRRMQIEFSQVVQRETDRHGLEMSARQIHELLVAEYLDGPATYSLKGHRLQEADGITSVEVEVEHDGRSQTLKGTGNGPLEALVAALPVAVEVMDYSEHAIGGGSNAKAAAYIELRVDGGRPLHGAGIDGNLTTASFRALFSALNRALRQSEAQAA from the coding sequence ATGCCCATGCTGAAGAACCCGTCGACCAAGTACCGTCCGTTCCCGCAGATCGACATCCCCGACCGCACCTGGCCGGGCAAGGTGATCGACAAGGCACCGATCTGGCTGAGCTCCGACCTGCGCGACGGCAACCAGTCGCTGATCGAGCCGATGGACGCCGACAAGAAACTGCGCTTCTTCCAGTGCCTGGTGGCGGTGGGCATCAAGGAAATCGAGGTGGGCTTCCCGTCCGCCTCGCAGACCGACTTCGACTTCGTGCGCACCCTGATCGAAGGCGGCCACATTCCCGACGACGTGACCATCCAGGTGCTGACCCAGGCCCGCGAAGACCTGATCACCCGCACCTTCGAATCGCTCAAGGGCGCGAAGAAGGCCATCGTCCACTACTACAACGCCACCGCGCCGAGCTTCCGCCGCATCGTCTTCAACCAGGACAAGGCCGGGGTGATCCAGATCGCCGTCAACGCCGGGCAGATCATCAAGCGCCTGGCCGAGCAGAACCCGGACACCGAGTGGCGCTTCGAGTACTCGCCGGAGATCTTCAGCTCCACCGAGCCGGAATTCGCCGTCGAGGTGTGCAACGCGGTGATCGAGGTGTTCCAGCCGACTCCCGAGCAGAAGCTGATCCTCAACCTGCCGGCGACCGTCGAGGCGGCCACCCCGAACGTCTACGCCGACCAGATCGAGTGGTTCTGCCGCCACATCGACCGCCGCGACAGCGTGCTGGTCAGCCTGCACACCCACAACGACCGCGGCACCGGCGTGGCCGCCACCGAACTGGGCCTGCTGGCCGGCGCCGACCGCGTGGAAGGCTGCCTGTTCGGCAACGGCGAGCGCACCGGCAACGTCGACATCGTCACCGTGGCGCTGAACATGTACACCCAGGGCGTCGACCCCGAGCTGGACTTCTCCGACATCGACGGCGTGCGCAAGGTGGTCGAGGAGTGCAACCAGCTGCCGGTGCACCCGCGCCATCCCTACGTCGGCGACCTGGTGCACACCGCCTTCTCCGGCTCGCACCAGGACGCGATCCGCAAGGGCTTCGCCCAGCAGGACCCGGACGGCGTCTGGGAAGTGCCCTACCTGCCGATCGACCCGGCCGACATCGGCCGCAGCTACGAGGCGGTGATCCGCGTCAACAGCCAGTCCGGCAAGGGCGGCATCACCTTCCTGCTCGAGCAGGAGTACGGCATCAGCCTGCCGCGGCGCATGCAGATCGAGTTCAGCCAGGTGGTGCAGCGCGAGACCGACCGCCACGGCCTGGAGATGAGCGCGCGGCAGATCCACGAGCTGCTGGTCGCCGAATACCTCGACGGCCCGGCGACCTACAGCCTCAAAGGCCATCGCCTGCAGGAAGCGGACGGCATCACCAGCGTCGAGGTGGAAGTCGAGCACGACGGCCGCAGCCAGACCCTGAAGGGCACCGGCAACGGCCCGCTGGAGGCGCTGGTCGCCGCCCTGCCGGTCGCCGTCGAGGTGATGGACTACAGCGAGCACGCCATCGGCGGC